The segment CTGCGTATTGGGGATCGTAGTATACGTTGTGTAGCTCCTGGGGATCTTTCTTTTGATCATATAGCTCCCATTCATTAATATCGTAGTAAAAATGAATAAGTTTATAATCCTTTGTTGCTATTCCATAATGCCGTTTTACCGCATGTTCTCCGGGATATTCATAGTAATGGTAGTATACAGCATCCCTATCCCACCTCTCTTTCTTACCTTTTAGAAGAGGAACCATACTTTTTCCCTGCATATCTTCAGGAGCATGTATTCCCGCTATTTCAAGGAAGGTTTGAGCAAAATCCAAATTCTGCACCATTTCTTCTTCGGTGGTTCCCTCAGTAATTACATTGGGCCATTTGATTAACAGTGGAGTCTTAAAAGATTCATTGTACATAAAACGTTTATCAAACCAACCGTGCTCTCCTAAATAAAATCCCTGGTCGGAGGTATAAACTACTACTGTATTTTCCTCCAGATCATGTTCTTCTAAATAATCCAGCAGTCGACCTACATTTTCGTCAACCCCGGCTATCGTACCTAAATAATCCTGCATGTATCGTTGATATTTCCATACCATTAAAGTAGAATCATTCATCCCGGGAAATTTTTCTTCAAACTCTTTTATAATAGGATCATAAACTGAATCCCAGGACCTGCGTTGTTCCTTATCCATCCTGTCAAGGGGGCCAGTGTTATAGAACATGTCCTCTAAACCAAATTTCTCTATAACTTCACGGGAAAGTTTATTGTCATACCCCAAAGTCATGTGCTTATAAATATTCATCTCAGCCGTTTTTGCAGCAGTACTGTAAGGATTGAGATTCCCCTGCTTATTAAGTTCATCGCCAGAGGAAGGGCTAGTGATGGAAATACGTTTATAATCATCAAAAAGGGTGGCGGGTACCGGAAATTCTTTTTGGGTGAACTCTTTATAATGTTTTTCCGCAGGTAGCCAGGATCTATGTGGAGCCTTATGAAGATACATAAGTAGAAAAGGTTTATTAACGTCCCGGCGGTTATCAAGCCAGTCTATTGTAAGATCGGTGATAATATCTGTAACATACCCCTTTATTATAGTATCTCCCTTTTCTGTAATAAATTTAGGGTTATAATAATCCCCCTGCCCGGGTAAGATCTTAAATTCATCAAAACCTTTAGGATTGTTCCCAAAGTGTAATTTTCCAAACATTGCAGTTTGATAACCCGCCTCCTGGAAGAGCTGCGGGAACGTAACATTGGTAGTATCAAATTTGCTAATGTTATCAATTTTCCCGTTGAGGTGAGTGTGTTTTCCCGTCAAAATAGTGGCTCGTGAAGGGGCACAAATTGAGTTCGTGACAGAGGCATTGGTAAATAACATTCCGCCTTCTGCAATACGGTCAATGTTTGGTGTCCTGGTGAGTTTATCACTGTAGGCACTAATCGCCTGATAAGCATGATCATCAGACATTATGAAAACTATATTCGGCTTTTTAGAGAAGGCAACCTCCTTCTTCTCTGCTCTGCCGCAGGCAGTTACAATTGTAATTAATAAAAATAGGATGAAGAAAATTTGGAACCTTGACATAGTTTTAATTTAAGGGGAAGAATTTTAAAAAATCGATATACTCACAAACTTAATTTAGATACGATCATATTAATATTACTTAAAATTTGCTTTTTATCTCCCTGTTATCCAATACTGAAGTCCTCCCGTTTACTCAGTGGACAACACATTTTAAAGTAAGCCAGCTTTCTCTTCACAATCCTTCCGCAGGAAAAATATTTTGAACAAAACCCTCTACGCATTCATCCACAGAAACTTGTTTGCTGCCTCATTCCTCACATCTTCTGAAACTGATTTAACACCACCACTTCATCTTTTCTATAACAGCATTATTAACTTTTCTGTCTTAAGACTGCTCTAACTCCCGATACTTGTATCAGGAAATTTTTGGTGAATCCCTAAAATTTTCAGAAGCAAATTTTATTAGAGTGAAATAACTAAAAACTTTTGTTTTATAAACTATGCCTGGCAGTTTTTTTCCTTTTAAAAGAAAAACTGGTATTTAAAAAAAGAAAATAGTTATACTTTTCTAATTTTATAAGCATTGAGAACTGCTTCAACACAAATTTACACGAACAGTTATAAGAACAGTGGCGGCGGAGTATTTATGATAAAATACTGATTTAGCACAAGTTAGTATTGTTTTTATTATTGTTACCCATCGTTATTTTAGCGTATAACTTAAGTGCAACAGAAAACTTCTTGTTATCAAATCATATTTATCGCACTTGTATAATTCGGTTATAGTTGTATGGTAGTTATATCCAATTTTCGCAGATAATTTTTCAGTAAATTCATACTTTCTTGAGGACCTATGATAGCTTTTAAAAATTATTTATTACTATTTCCTCTTGCATTATTTTGAATTTCAAATTATTTTTAATTCCTCCTTAAGTATCGGTTTGAGTTATCTGTCAGCAAGGAATATTTATTTGAGAGGAGAGCGACTAAAAATCTTTGTTCTATTACTTCCAGGTTAGGTACAGAAGTAATATTACAAATATGAATTAAAAGTCGCCTTTTAAGTCCTTATTAAAATAAAGAATTCCAGAAGATACACCCACTCAATTTCCAAAGAATTAATTGGTCTGGAGTCCAAAGGTGTAATTTATGTCGCGAACAGAATGTTTCGATTTAGCACTAATTTAGTATTTTTATATGTTGTTACCCTCAGGCATTATTTTCTCAAAAATTATATCATAGACCTCATTTCCTGCACATATGATGGGTATTAAGACTAAAAATCCACATCCACCAAATTCATAGTCAGCTGTCAGATTCCCGTTTGGCAATAGTGCGATCCTCGAATTGCTCGTTTAAATAGAAGGCAGGAACTTCAAATCGTCCCTTAATGATGAAATAATTTTTCCTCATTTTTCCTTTAACTATTTTTGTTTCTATAAGTAGATCCTTGGAAAACAAATCGGCTTTAAGTGTTTTTTCATCCAGCATTTTAATTTGAACCAAATGAGTAGAATCAAGCCTATTTTCATTATCAAAATCTGTTTTGAATTTCAAA is part of the Antarcticibacterium sp. 1MA-6-2 genome and harbors:
- a CDS encoding sulfatase, whose translation is MSRFQIFFILFLLITIVTACGRAEKKEVAFSKKPNIVFIMSDDHAYQAISAYSDKLTRTPNIDRIAEGGMLFTNASVTNSICAPSRATILTGKHTHLNGKIDNISKFDTTNVTFPQLFQEAGYQTAMFGKLHFGNNPKGFDEFKILPGQGDYYNPKFITEKGDTIIKGYVTDIITDLTIDWLDNRRDVNKPFLLMYLHKAPHRSWLPAEKHYKEFTQKEFPVPATLFDDYKRISITSPSSGDELNKQGNLNPYSTAAKTAEMNIYKHMTLGYDNKLSREVIEKFGLEDMFYNTGPLDRMDKEQRRSWDSVYDPIIKEFEEKFPGMNDSTLMVWKYQRYMQDYLGTIAGVDENVGRLLDYLEEHDLEENTVVVYTSDQGFYLGEHGWFDKRFMYNESFKTPLLIKWPNVITEGTTEEEMVQNLDFAQTFLEIAGIHAPEDMQGKSMVPLLKGKKERWDRDAVYYHYYEYPGEHAVKRHYGIATKDYKLIHFYYDINEWELYDQKKDPQELHNVYYDPQYAEVREEMTKKLKEIRKKYKDSEELDNYYIQLYEERQRN